The following are encoded together in the Leuconostoc mesenteroides subsp. mesenteroides ATCC 8293 genome:
- a CDS encoding 2-hydroxycarboxylate transporter family protein yields the protein MTKIKISGVSLPLYILMLVILGVTISLNKLPLNMLGLTLLLVLLGHLFYYIGNILPVFKSYLGGGSVFTIFASAALATSGIIPSNVVNATKTFLNNQGLLDFYIAALIVGAILGMNRNLLLKAAVRFIPVSLAAMVIGFFAVGLVGMLLGLGFGHSVMFVSMPMMAGGIGAGAVPLSHIYAQGLGVSSASMFSQLIPAVTLGNVLAVIGAALIAKVGANTKHDGHGVLLPINEDEKSKPIKNLDVTRIGVGMMLAFSFFLVGTILNSFVPKIHAYAFIIILVIIAKAFNLIPDQLEESVVMFNKIIMGNLTHAVLAGIGLALIDLNVLEQSLTWKFVLLTLTSVVVMGVASAVIGKLFGLYPVESAIAAGMADNSMGGTGNVAVLSASNRMDMIAFAQMGNRMGGAIVLILGGVLIHFLH from the coding sequence ATGACAAAAATAAAAATCAGTGGTGTCAGCTTGCCGTTGTATATTTTGATGCTGGTCATACTTGGTGTCACAATTTCACTCAACAAGCTGCCACTTAATATGCTTGGTTTAACCTTGTTATTGGTTCTACTTGGTCATCTATTCTACTACATTGGCAATATTTTACCAGTTTTCAAATCATATCTTGGTGGTGGATCCGTTTTCACCATTTTCGCTTCAGCTGCTCTAGCAACAAGTGGCATCATACCTTCAAACGTTGTGAATGCTACTAAGACATTTTTAAATAACCAAGGATTACTAGACTTTTATATCGCCGCCTTAATCGTTGGTGCGATTCTAGGAATGAATCGTAACTTATTGCTTAAAGCGGCTGTCAGATTTATCCCAGTATCATTAGCAGCCATGGTTATAGGATTCTTTGCTGTTGGTCTCGTTGGTATGTTACTGGGACTTGGATTCGGGCATTCCGTAATGTTTGTTTCTATGCCAATGATGGCAGGTGGTATAGGTGCTGGAGCGGTGCCACTTTCGCACATTTATGCTCAAGGTTTAGGTGTCAGTTCCGCCTCAATGTTTTCTCAACTAATACCTGCCGTTACCTTAGGGAATGTTCTTGCCGTTATTGGTGCAGCATTAATTGCAAAAGTTGGAGCAAACACAAAACACGATGGCCATGGTGTTTTATTACCAATCAATGAGGACGAGAAAAGTAAACCAATAAAGAATCTAGACGTTACTCGTATCGGAGTTGGCATGATGCTAGCATTTTCGTTCTTCTTGGTTGGCACAATTTTAAATAGTTTTGTTCCAAAAATTCACGCCTATGCTTTTATTATTATCTTAGTTATTATCGCTAAGGCATTTAATTTGATTCCGGATCAGCTTGAAGAGTCAGTAGTCATGTTTAACAAAATTATAATGGGTAACTTGACACACGCAGTATTGGCTGGCATAGGTTTGGCGTTAATTGACTTGAATGTATTGGAACAATCATTGACTTGGAAATTTGTTCTTCTCACGCTTACGAGTGTCGTTGTAATGGGTGTTGCGAGTGCCGTGATTGGAAAGCTATTTGGGCTTTATCCTGTTGAGTCTGCGATTGCTGCAGGAATGGCGGACAATAGTATGGGCGGCACAGGTAATGTGGCGGTATTATCCGCTTCAAATCGAATGGATATGATTGCTTTCGCTCAAATGGGAAATCGAATGGGGGGCGCAATCGTTCTAATTTTGGGAGGAGTATTAATTCATTTTTTGCACTGA
- a CDS encoding malolactic enzyme, whose translation MTTTGYSILRNPFLNKGTAFSAAEREQLGLTGTLPSQVQMIEEQAEQAYKQFQAKSPLLEKRTFLMNLFNENVTLFYHLMDQHVSEFMPIVYDPIVAESIEQYNEIYTNPQNAAFLSIDHPENIESSLKSVADGRDIKLVVVTDAEGILGMGDWGVNGVDIAVGKLMVYTAAAGIDPATVLPVSIDAGTNNKILLENPLYLGNKHERIAGEKYLEFIDKFVTAEQKLFPASLLHWEDFGRSNAQVILDKYKDSIATFNDDIQGTGMIVLAGIFGALNISKEKLVDQRFLTFGAGTAGMGIVNQIFSELKQAGLSDAEARSHFYLVDKQGLLFDDTEDLTEAQKAFTRSRKELVNSEQLDNLEAVVNEIRPTVLIGTSTQPGTFTEAIVKSMAQNTERPIIFPLSNPTKLAEATAENLIKWTDGKALIATGIPAANVTYKGVTYKIGQGNNALIYPGLGFGLVASTAKLLTQETISAAIHALGGLVDADEPGAAVLPPVSNLTEFSQKIAEITAQSVLKQGLNREKIADPKQAVQDAKWSAEY comes from the coding sequence ATGACTACAACAGGGTATAGCATTTTGCGTAATCCATTTTTAAATAAGGGAACGGCATTTTCTGCAGCTGAGCGTGAGCAATTGGGCTTAACTGGCACATTACCAAGTCAAGTACAAATGATTGAAGAACAAGCAGAACAAGCTTACAAACAATTTCAGGCGAAAAGTCCTTTACTTGAAAAAAGAACATTTCTTATGAATTTGTTTAATGAAAACGTGACATTGTTCTATCACTTGATGGATCAACATGTTTCAGAATTTATGCCAATTGTTTATGATCCTATTGTTGCAGAGTCTATTGAACAATATAATGAAATTTACACTAATCCTCAAAATGCAGCATTTTTGTCAATCGATCATCCAGAAAATATTGAGAGCTCATTGAAGAGTGTCGCTGATGGCAGAGATATAAAGCTAGTTGTTGTGACTGATGCTGAAGGTATATTAGGCATGGGCGATTGGGGTGTCAATGGTGTTGATATTGCCGTTGGTAAATTGATGGTTTACACAGCAGCAGCTGGAATAGACCCGGCAACAGTATTACCAGTAAGCATTGATGCAGGTACGAATAACAAAATATTATTAGAAAATCCTTTGTATTTAGGGAACAAACATGAACGTATTGCTGGTGAAAAGTATCTTGAATTCATAGATAAGTTTGTAACTGCTGAACAAAAATTGTTCCCAGCATCATTATTGCATTGGGAAGATTTTGGACGTTCAAATGCACAAGTAATTTTGGATAAATATAAAGACAGCATTGCCACATTTAACGATGATATTCAAGGAACCGGAATGATTGTTTTGGCAGGAATATTCGGAGCTCTAAATATATCGAAAGAAAAACTAGTTGATCAAAGATTCCTAACGTTCGGTGCCGGTACAGCTGGTATGGGTATTGTTAATCAGATTTTTTCAGAATTAAAACAAGCTGGGTTATCCGATGCAGAGGCTCGCAGCCATTTCTATCTTGTGGATAAGCAAGGATTATTATTTGATGATACTGAAGATTTAACTGAAGCGCAAAAGGCGTTCACACGTTCAAGAAAGGAACTTGTTAACTCTGAACAATTAGACAATTTGGAAGCAGTGGTCAATGAGATACGTCCAACAGTTTTGATTGGTACTTCAACACAGCCAGGTACATTTACGGAAGCAATTGTAAAATCGATGGCACAAAATACAGAACGCCCAATTATTTTTCCTTTGTCAAATCCAACAAAATTAGCTGAAGCAACTGCAGAAAACTTAATTAAATGGACTGATGGAAAAGCTTTGATAGCAACTGGTATTCCTGCAGCGAATGTTACCTACAAAGGAGTGACATATAAAATAGGACAGGGCAATAACGCGTTGATTTATCCTGGTTTAGGCTTTGGTCTTGTTGCCTCAACTGCTAAGCTGTTAACACAAGAAACAATCTCAGCTGCTATTCATGCATTGGGTGGTCTAGTGGATGCTGATGAACCAGGAGCAGCAGTACTGCCACCAGTTTCAAATCTTACTGAGTTTTCACAAAAGATTGCTGAAATTACAGCACAAAGTGTTCTAAAGCAGGGACTTAATCGTGAAAAAATTGCCGATCCAAAGCAAGCCGTACAAGATGCTAAATGGTCTGCGGAGTACTAA
- a CDS encoding KUP/HAK/KT family potassium transporter — protein sequence MLKENQSKWSSAGALIAIGIVFGDIGTSPLYTMNSILNSAKSAHNLDTFVIGSVSLVFWTLMLITTIKYVIIALQADNHGEGGIFALYSRVKKPNKKWLLLPALIGGAALLADGTLTPAVTVTTAIEGLKGQGIGEFIFPNNQTIVLFVVTVILLIVFTFQKAGTKKIGKIFGPVMLTWFLFIGFFGLVNIFSDLSILKALSPTYAIAVLFSPENKTGIFILGSVFLATTGAEALYSDMGHVGKHNIYVSWIFVYTMLILNYMGQGAWIMSHANQENLLMQSSNPFFEILPSGWRIFGVVMAALAAIIASQALISGAYTLVSEAINLKVIPRLRTFYPSEARGQMYIGTVNWLLCIIGLIIVWAFQTSHNMEAAYGLSITITMLMTTLLLYQFIKQEMKNKILAFFFVVIFGMIETVFLIASLGKFLHGGYATLIIMVAILSVMMIWFYGNKRREAISQQNDYLSLKDYRKQLINLSKDNEEPIFASNLVYIVNIHQNYMLKRNIIYSILGSKPKRAETYWFVTIRSSNDPYEKSYSVDMLGTNNIVHVTLNIGFKVEPQVNMYMKQIANNLVKQNIIKPQFPKYTLNKRGTVGEFKYIMANQNYEDLLNLPDIHTWDRFIISGRLWLQSHTVKPSSFYGLEVSDVLEETVPLFIKDSNKSKIKLIQNEVKNVIKPE from the coding sequence ATGTTAAAAGAAAATCAGTCAAAGTGGTCTTCGGCTGGTGCACTAATTGCAATAGGCATAGTATTTGGTGATATTGGAACTTCGCCATTATATACAATGAATTCTATCTTGAATAGTGCAAAAAGCGCCCATAATCTTGACACTTTTGTTATTGGTTCTGTTTCATTAGTATTTTGGACTTTAATGTTAATTACTACTATTAAGTACGTTATCATAGCTTTGCAAGCTGACAACCATGGTGAGGGTGGTATCTTTGCTCTATACAGCAGAGTTAAAAAACCTAATAAAAAATGGCTATTATTACCAGCTTTAATTGGTGGGGCAGCTTTGTTAGCCGACGGAACATTGACTCCAGCAGTTACAGTTACTACAGCTATAGAGGGCTTAAAGGGGCAAGGGATAGGCGAATTTATTTTTCCAAATAATCAAACCATAGTTTTGTTTGTAGTGACTGTGATTTTATTAATTGTTTTTACATTCCAAAAAGCTGGTACAAAAAAAATCGGAAAAATTTTTGGACCCGTCATGCTTACTTGGTTCTTGTTTATTGGTTTTTTTGGTCTAGTTAACATCTTTAGTGATCTATCAATCCTTAAAGCTCTGTCACCAACATATGCCATTGCTGTTCTATTTAGTCCTGAGAACAAGACTGGAATTTTTATTTTAGGAAGCGTTTTTTTAGCTACTACTGGTGCTGAAGCGCTATATTCTGACATGGGTCATGTTGGTAAGCATAACATTTATGTTAGTTGGATTTTTGTCTACACCATGCTAATCCTGAATTATATGGGACAGGGTGCCTGGATTATGTCTCATGCTAATCAAGAAAATCTGTTGATGCAATCGTCTAATCCATTTTTCGAGATTTTACCAAGTGGGTGGCGGATTTTTGGAGTGGTAATGGCCGCTTTAGCAGCAATCATTGCTTCTCAAGCTCTCATTTCTGGGGCATACACTTTAGTCAGTGAAGCCATTAATTTAAAGGTCATTCCTCGTTTGCGTACTTTTTACCCTAGTGAAGCAAGAGGGCAAATGTACATTGGTACTGTGAACTGGCTACTATGCATTATAGGTTTGATTATTGTATGGGCATTCCAAACTTCTCATAACATGGAAGCTGCTTATGGACTTTCAATCACAATAACAATGCTGATGACAACGTTGTTACTGTATCAATTTATTAAGCAAGAAATGAAAAATAAAATTTTGGCTTTCTTTTTTGTGGTCATCTTTGGAATGATTGAAACCGTATTTTTGATAGCAAGTCTTGGTAAATTTTTACATGGTGGTTATGCAACATTGATTATAATGGTTGCTATTTTAAGCGTTATGATGATTTGGTTTTATGGTAATAAACGTCGTGAGGCCATATCTCAACAAAATGATTATCTTTCTTTAAAAGATTACAGAAAACAACTTATTAATTTGTCGAAAGATAATGAAGAGCCAATCTTTGCTTCGAATTTAGTTTATATTGTAAATATTCATCAAAACTACATGCTAAAAAGAAACATCATATACTCTATTCTAGGCTCAAAACCTAAAAGAGCTGAAACATACTGGTTTGTTACTATACGCTCATCAAACGATCCGTATGAAAAAAGCTATTCAGTCGATATGTTGGGTACTAACAATATCGTACATGTTACGTTAAACATTGGATTTAAAGTTGAACCACAAGTCAACATGTACATGAAGCAAATTGCCAATAATCTTGTTAAACAAAATATTATAAAACCACAGTTTCCTAAATATACGCTTAATAAGCGAGGAACTGTTGGAGAATTTAAGTATATTATGGCGAATCAAAATTATGAAGATTTACTTAATCTACCAGACATTCATACTTGGGACCGCTTTATTATATCTGGTAGATTATGGCTGCAATCACATACTGTTAAACCAAGTAGTTTTTATGGGCTAGAAGTGAGTGATGTACTGGAAGAAACAGTGCCATTATTTATTAAAGATTCAAACAAAAGTAAAATTAAACTTATTCAAAATGAGGTTAAAAATGTCATCAAGCCTGAATAA
- a CDS encoding transposase, with amino-acid sequence MSIRYSQDFKDSLVKLHQEGRSLKSLAEEFGPSKDSIAIWVKQATPVMIQGRSKTLKDVKQLEKRLAILEEENEILSRIA; translated from the coding sequence ATGTCAATTCGTTATTCACAAGATTTTAAAGATTCACTGGTTAAACTTCACCAAGAAGGACGTTCACTTAAATCATTGGCAGAGGAATTTGGACCTTCAAAAGATTCTATTGCTATTTGGGTCAAGCAAGCTACCCCAGTCATGATTCAGGGTCGGTCAAAGACGTTAAAGGATGTCAAGCAATTAGAAAAGCGTCTCGCTATTTTGGAGGAAGAAAACGAAATTTTATCACGCATAGCCTGA
- a CDS encoding transposase, translated as MSIRYSQDFKDSLVKLHQEGRSLKSLAEEFGPSKDSIAIWLKQATPIMIKGQSKTLKDVKQLEKRLAILEEENEILSHIA; from the coding sequence ATGTCAATTCGTTATTCACAAGATTTCAAAGATTCATTGGTTAAACTTCACCAAGAAGGCCGTTCACTTAAATCATTAGCAGAAGAATTTGGTCCGTCGAAAGATTCTATTGCTATTTGGCTTAAACAAGCTACCCCAATCATGATCAAGGGTCAGTCAAAGACTTTAAAAGACGTCAAGCAACTAGAGAAGCGCCTCGCTATTTTGGAGGAAGAAAACGAAATTTTATCACACATAGCCTGA
- a CDS encoding IS3 family transposase, which translates to MGLPLVNQFLAQGYALVRILSALKIKPSTYYNWRHWQPSRQEKRRESLKPYILDVWKTFKFYGYRRIAAYSQQTDGPKVSEYMTLKLMRELGIKSRMQKRYRKPKTVVTVDQKPNLIRHLHDLSGVWQTDITYIQLTNHRWVYLATVLDPEKRKVLGYKIGDTMTAELATSALQMALDKHRKPLIIHSDMGSQYTSAEFNIKCQNYGLKHSYSLKGHPYDNGRMEAFHSILKREEVYLKAYQTLTEVQAAIGWYINFYNRNRISNVA; encoded by the coding sequence GTGGGATTGCCGCTAGTTAACCAATTTTTAGCACAAGGCTACGCGCTTGTGCGTATTTTAAGTGCACTTAAAATCAAACCTAGTACCTATTACAACTGGCGCCATTGGCAACCCAGTCGACAAGAAAAGCGTAGAGAATCCCTGAAACCTTATATTTTAGACGTTTGGAAAACCTTTAAATTTTATGGTTATCGTCGTATTGCTGCTTATAGTCAACAAACCGACGGTCCGAAAGTATCTGAGTATATGACACTCAAATTGATGCGTGAATTAGGGATTAAATCCCGCATGCAAAAACGTTATCGCAAACCCAAAACTGTTGTGACGGTTGATCAAAAACCCAATCTGATTAGACACTTGCATGATTTGAGCGGTGTTTGGCAAACAGATATCACTTATATTCAGTTGACTAATCACAGATGGGTCTATTTAGCGACCGTTTTGGATCCTGAGAAGAGAAAAGTATTGGGCTATAAAATTGGCGATACAATGACAGCCGAGCTAGCCACAAGTGCCTTACAGATGGCGTTAGATAAGCATCGAAAGCCATTAATTATTCATTCAGATATGGGGTCACAATACACGAGTGCTGAGTTTAATATTAAATGCCAAAATTATGGCTTGAAACATTCATATTCACTCAAAGGCCATCCGTACGATAATGGCCGTATGGAAGCGTTTCATTCAATATTGAAGCGTGAAGAGGTGTATCTGAAGGCATACCAAACATTAACTGAAGTCCAAGCAGCCATTGGTTGGTATATCAATTTTTATAATCGCAATCGTATCTCAAATGTTGCCTAA
- a CDS encoding LysR family transcriptional regulator, which yields MKTEDFKYFNELYTKKSFTKVAQTFNVSQPSISTALKRLESHFQSKLVIRGNSQNELKFTPAGEQLYRHTHSITTEIETAMHELNHLKSHSTTIGLPPMLKSAYFAKIAVASKEFDKQFNIQNMHIFEAGSNVLKKSLIDGDVDIALLGSLDSDVTNELLQEPFVQANFKIYVSSKNPLSQKESLSFSDLKSEHFVGLDSSFIHNRAMAYFASTGNIRPKFFMKTSDINFLMNMISENLGIALLADIVKPTMPDIITLSIKDDHQPKFVGSIAFRKNHLLTSEERMLLTILSKYSLT from the coding sequence ATGAAAACAGAAGATTTCAAATACTTTAATGAATTATATACAAAAAAAAGTTTTACCAAAGTCGCCCAAACATTTAATGTTAGCCAGCCATCTATTAGCACTGCTTTAAAGCGCTTAGAATCTCACTTCCAAAGTAAGTTAGTTATAAGAGGAAACTCACAAAATGAACTAAAATTCACCCCAGCAGGTGAACAATTATATAGACACACCCATTCGATTACGACGGAAATAGAAACTGCCATGCATGAACTGAATCACTTAAAGTCACATAGTACAACAATTGGTTTGCCACCAATGCTAAAGAGTGCCTATTTTGCTAAAATTGCAGTGGCTAGTAAAGAATTTGATAAGCAATTTAATATCCAAAATATGCACATTTTTGAAGCTGGATCTAATGTATTAAAAAAATCACTAATAGATGGCGATGTTGACATTGCATTATTAGGCTCATTGGATAGTGACGTTACTAATGAGTTATTGCAGGAACCTTTCGTTCAAGCCAATTTTAAAATATACGTCTCTAGTAAAAACCCACTTTCTCAGAAGGAGAGTTTATCTTTTTCTGATTTAAAATCCGAACACTTTGTTGGTCTCGATTCTAGTTTTATTCATAATCGAGCTATGGCCTATTTTGCTAGTACAGGTAATATCAGACCAAAATTTTTTATGAAAACGTCCGATATTAATTTTTTAATGAATATGATTTCGGAAAATCTTGGTATTGCTTTGTTAGCTGATATCGTTAAACCAACAATGCCAGACATAATTACATTATCAATAAAGGATGATCATCAACCTAAATTTGTTGGTAGCATAGCGTTTAGAAAAAATCATCTACTGACCTCAGAAGAAAGGATGCTACTTACTATTCTTTCCAAATATTCACTTACATAA